The DNA sequence GAACAAGCTGTGATAAACGTCGTTTTTAATGATCTTTTCAACTTAAATCCCCCTTTATATTAATAAATCTTATTTATGAAAGGCCTGCAGGTCTTTTCAGAAAGGTACAGGCGGTTTCAACAATTGTCAGGCATTCAATTTAGCAAAAGCAACAGCATCGCCGACGAACCCATTCTTCTTTGAAATGGCATGCAGAGCGGCATCTCTTGAAACTCCTGCTTCAAACATTACGATTGCAGGCTTCACCTCCCAATCAGCCGATTGAAGTATCTGCTCTGCCTGTTCGGATGAAGCACTGGTTAATTCCGTAAGAATGTACTTGGCTCTCTCTTTTAATTTATGGTTACTTGCGTGGACGTCGACCATCAGGTTTTCATGCACTTTCCCAAGCTTCACCATAACGGTTGTGCTGAACATGTTAAGAATCATTTTATGAGCGGTAGCCGCTTTCATTCTCGTTGATCCCGTCAAAACTTCCGGTCCTACTATTACCTCAATAGCGCACTCCGCCAGTGGGCTGATGGCTGAATTTTTGTTGCAGGATAGGGAAATGGAGGCTGCTTTTACTTCTTCTGCATACTTTAAAGCGCCGATAGGATAAGGAGTTCTCCCGCTGGCTGTGATTCCTACTACGACATCCCTGCTTGTAAGATGCCTGGCTTTCAGGTCATTTTTCCCCTGAGCTTCATTATCTTCCGACCCTTCGATGGCATTGGTGTATGCTTCATTTCCACCTGCCATGATCGTCTGGACCATTTCCGGCGGCGTCATGAAAGTTGGAGGACATTCGGAAGCGTCAATGACTCCAAGCCGCCCGCTCGTTCCGGCACCTGCATAAAAAAGCCTGCCTCCTTTTTCTAAAGACTGAAAGATTATTTCAACAGCCTGTTCTATTTCAGGTAAGACGCTTTCTACAGCGGGCGCGATTTTTTTGTCTTCGCTGTTGATCAGCCGGAGAATTTCCGGCACAGATAATCTGCTGAGGTTCATACTGTGCGGATTTCTGCTTTCCGTCGTTAACTTGGACAATTCTTTTTCCATCTACTCATCACCTGTCTTTTTGTTTTCTTTGTAAAGCTGGCGGGCCAGCAGGGAAGCACCATATACCGGAGAGGCAGCGGAAGTGCTCAGCACTCCGAGCTTTCTTTCCTGAAGGCCTTTTTCGAAAGAAGCACGAATGACAGGAGAATGAGTAATGACTGAGCCTGTCACGAAAATGGATGTCGTTTTGTTGAATTCGGTACTGCGGACCGAAAGGCTTTTGACGAGAAGCAGCAGTTCTTCGGCAGCCTCTTCTAAAATACTTAAGGCAGCTTTGTCTCCCTTTTCCGCCGCTTCTGTAACAACAGGGGCCAGGTCGGCGATATCCTTTTTATCGGAATTCTGACGGTAAACAAATGAGATGACTTCTTTGAGATCAGCCCATTTTTTCTGCTGCATAATAAGGTCTGTAAGAATTGTCGGTTCGGCACGGCCGTCATAGGCTTTTGCGATATAGTTCAATGCACGAAGTCCGATATGATAGCCGCTTCCTTCATCACCAATGATATGGCCCCAGCCGCCGCTTCGGAAAACTTCTCCAGCCGAATTCCTGGCAACGGCATTGGAGCCGGTGCCGGCAATAACAAGCATCCCCGTTTTTTCATGGGGAGAAAGTGCCCCGTGAAGAGCCATAAACAGATCAGATTCCACAAAAATAATTAAATTTTCTGGAAACTTAAGCTGCAGGCTGACTTCTCTAACGATTTCTTCGGCCAGGCGGCGGTCTTCCGGCCGGCCGGCTCCGGCAAAACCACAGCAGACAGCTGCGGCATCCTCGGGACGGAAAGAAAATTGATTTAATCCATGCTCAAGAAGGTGAAACAGACGTTTTTTCATTTCTTCAGACCCTATGGCCTGAATGTTGGTACCTTTTCCAGTAATAACATGCCTTTCTGCTGTTTCGGACGGAAGAAAATTTTCCAGGCTGTTAAAAAGACAGGAAGTTTTTGTGCCGCCGCCGTCAATTCCAATAACAAATGTCATTTAGTTCCTCCGTCACAGTAAATATAAGTAAATTATAAGAATTTTAAATTATTATGTCAATATTAATATTTAATTTTGTAATAAAATTTTAAAAATTAACCGGAAATTCTGACTTATACGTGCTGATATAAAAGCGTTCGAAATCTTTTTTGGGCAGTAAAACTTTTCTTTTCTGTGCTCATCAGTCAAAACTTACAGTGGAGCTGGATTTCTTTTACTGTTCGATTATAAGAAACCTGCTGCTTTATCTATCGAAAGACATAAAAAGAACTTTTGCGGCTGCCATGATGTCCTGCTTACAGAAAGATAAAAGAAAAAACAAGGCACCTTTGTTGAGTCATAACTTCAGGGAGTATAGACTATAGACAACCTTTTTTCTGTGCGGTAAGCTTTGGAGCTGGTATGTCCATCTTGATTTGTGATTTTGGATAAACAGAAAGATTTCGACGAGAATAAGAAATACAAACAGTCATGCCTTGAATAGAATTGCAGGAGGAAAATTGATGAAATATGTTAAGAAGAATCTATTTGTGTCTTTAATAAGCGCAGCTATGCTCATACAGGGGTTTCCCGGCGGAGGACTGCATATTACAGAACCAACAGTGGAAGATGAAGGGAAAGAAGATCTGATTATTCTGCAGAACGTGCCTCAGGTGGAAGCGAAGGTGGAAAATGACAAGCTTGAATTGGATTCACTTAAGATCCAGGAAGAGGGTCATTTTACGCTCCGTACGAAAAACGTCCGTTGGAGTACTTCCAACGAGAATGTGGCAGAAGTGGATGAAGAAGGTACGGTTACATTTACCGGACGACCCGGGCGGGCGTTTATTGAAGTTTCAGATGGAACATTCAAGGATCGAATCGCTCTTAATAATAAAGAAAATCAGACGACGAGCGGCAGTGAAAACAGGGGAAGTGCTGGTGATGATCCTTCCGAAGAACCTTCGCTAGTGAAAGAGTCAGGGGAGCGCTATAATATTATCAGCCAGACCGTGGAGAGTATGACTTTGGAAGAAAAAATAGGCCAGATGCTGATGCCGGATTTTCGCAGCTGGCAGGGAAGTGAAGTAACTGAAATGCTGCCGGAAATTGAAAAAATGGTGGAAGAATATCATCTCGGTGGAGTGATATTATTTTCAGAAAATGTCGTTTCACCAGAACAGACGGCAGCGCTTGTATCAGATTATCAGGAAGCTGCTGAAAAGTTCGGGCTGCTGATGACGATCGATCAGGAAGGCGGGGTGATTACAAGACTCCAGTCCGGAACGGATTTCCCGGGAAATATGGCTCTCGGGGCGGCACGCTCCAACGAACTGTCCTTTGATACCGGTTCGGCAATTGGAGAAGAGCTGAAGTCTTTAGGTATTAATATGAATATGGCTCCGGTTCTCGACGTGAACAACAATCCGGATAACCCTGTTATCGGGGTCCGTTCCTTTAGTGAAGATTCCGGTCTTACTGGAG is a window from the Alkalicoccus halolimnae genome containing:
- the murQ gene encoding N-acetylmuramic acid 6-phosphate etherase, translated to MEKELSKLTTESRNPHSMNLSRLSVPEILRLINSEDKKIAPAVESVLPEIEQAVEIIFQSLEKGGRLFYAGAGTSGRLGVIDASECPPTFMTPPEMVQTIMAGGNEAYTNAIEGSEDNEAQGKNDLKARHLTSRDVVVGITASGRTPYPIGALKYAEEVKAASISLSCNKNSAISPLAECAIEVIVGPEVLTGSTRMKAATAHKMILNMFSTTVMVKLGKVHENLMVDVHASNHKLKERAKYILTELTSASSEQAEQILQSADWEVKPAIVMFEAGVSRDAALHAISKKNGFVGDAVAFAKLNA
- a CDS encoding N-acetylglucosamine kinase; the encoded protein is MTFVIGIDGGGTKTSCLFNSLENFLPSETAERHVITGKGTNIQAIGSEEMKKRLFHLLEHGLNQFSFRPEDAAAVCCGFAGAGRPEDRRLAEEIVREVSLQLKFPENLIIFVESDLFMALHGALSPHEKTGMLVIAGTGSNAVARNSAGEVFRSGGWGHIIGDEGSGYHIGLRALNYIAKAYDGRAEPTILTDLIMQQKKWADLKEVISFVYRQNSDKKDIADLAPVVTEAAEKGDKAALSILEEAAEELLLLVKSLSVRSTEFNKTTSIFVTGSVITHSPVIRASFEKGLQERKLGVLSTSAASPVYGASLLARQLYKENKKTGDE